From Tachysurus fulvidraco isolate hzauxx_2018 chromosome 6, HZAU_PFXX_2.0, whole genome shotgun sequence:
aacctgcaacCAAATTGTCCCAGAAAACATCGGACACTCCAGATGTTAGCATTTACtgatgttcatttaaaaatactACACTTTACTGCACATTAATTTCAATTTGACAAACAGGTTTCTAAAGTAtccacttttacatttttacatttaaaccaattacacatacattattttttttgccttattttCTCTATATCgtgtttgttttatctttgtaTATGTTTTCCACTATATCTTAACCTTGTGCAATTTCCATCTCCTACACTGCATACAGTACGTAAATGTCCTCCCCTTCaacatttccacattttttCCACAACCTCACTCAACTTGAACAcaaattatttttgtgttttatagtaAAAGAATGGTTACATGAACAAACTATATTTTGAGTTGTATAAGTATTCACACTTTTAACATAGAAGCACATTTGTTTACAATTACTGTCCCTACCAAACTTTATCCACAACCTGATGCTACAGTACCGttaccatgcttcactgtgccGATTCACTGTGTTTTCACAGTATTGGATTTCTGCCAAACATAACACTTAGTGATCAACAGTAAAAACCTTTTGTCCATACTGTATTTGCTGAATCTTTAAAAAGCCTTTCGGGTGAACTCCAACTGGCTTTAATTTTTGTTCCAGTAATCCAGTAAGTACCTCTTTAAGATCTTTAGATTTTTGGTAGGCTTGTGGTATAGTAGCATTGTAACAGCTGAGCTCTGTTTCCATCCAGCTTTTTGGAGTTTCCCTTAAATTCTTGGTTCTTTGTCTTATAATCTTCCTTCCTTGTCAGTGACTTTGCGATGGACAGATATAGGCGGGAAAAATCTGAAGGTGTTTTTGGCcaaattttgaaatatttgtttaagAACCAATCCCTTATTGCTTCTTTTCCTAAACGTGCATTGATATTTTGTTAGTCTTTAGACTCTTAAAAGCAACAGTTCTATATAGGAACTAAAATAGTTCCATTACTTGCTTCCTTTTGTATATGGAACCCCAAAGTTGATCTTTATATAGAAGCATTTTAAAGGGGTTAAttgaaaagaacaaaacaaaaacaaaaaatgtatagaGCAATTTTTCTTAGCTTACTGAAGAATTTCAATAATTTCAGTGTTTTCATAATTTCAACATTTCTTGCAACAGTATTTACATAGTGATAAAATTCCCCAAATGCCACTGATTTCCTTTACATATTCTTGGATTTATAGAAACGTTTaagtattaaatgtttattactcTCCAAGGGATCGACAAAAAACCTTTTTGGGGTAAAAGATTCTATTGTCCAGGTATAGGACGTTAGGGTTTTATATAGACATTTCAGTAGCTCTGTTCAGCTATGTATTTGACTTTGAAGGTCACAGTAAGCAGGGTCAGATCCAATcacaaatgttttctttcctgacctttttaaaaaatataattcataACATAAATTTCttataaaatctattttagaTTCAGGTTGTgcaaatgtgattttaataaaataaaaaacatatcgTGTGTGAATATTAACGCAAGGCACTGTATTGAAAATCTACTGGATTGCTTAGGTACTGAATGTACGCACAGAATGTGCTACTATCATTTTCcatttgtgtgtctttttatgAGAAAGAAGAAGCCCGCAGGCCTTGTGCATGAGCGCAGTGTCTGATTTCATTGTGTTATAGCACAGTGTAGACATGTAGCCAGGAAATATGCTGCCTTCATCGAAATCCTGACGCCTGATGGAGTCCGATTTCCATAACACATTGTCCATCTTTTACTATATCATATAGTGGTTATTAAATGTAGATATGAACTGAGACGTAATTTAAAAAGATTGAAATTCTTTATTAAGAAGACAAAATCTCTCATGCATGTCATATGTCTCgttacaaatgtaaatgttaagagCTGGAAACATGTTTATAAAGAGTCGATATAGTCTTGGTATGCTTTCACAGACTTTGGGCTCAAGCTCCATGTCCTTGGcaatgtgctgtatgtgtgtatgtgtgtgtatcgaGCGCAGAACTGCAGTTGGTGGTGGAGCAGCACTTTCAGAGACACGAGCAGATGGAGGCAGGGCTCTCTGACAGCCCAGACACACCCAGTCCAATTGCAGCACAGCAGCCCAATGGTGCCGTGGCCCAGTGGGCCGGTCACAGCTCCTCAGAGACTTATGTCAGTTGTGATGAACAGGCAGGGAGCAGTGAGGAGGGGGGTAAGTGGAGATcagagcagaaataaaaaaatacatttccatcAGTCTCAAAGGAAAGCTATGAAAAGCAGTGCTCTAGGGGCATTAGTTCAaaagtaagattttttttatattcgtTTAAGTTCATTACCATGAACTGTATTTCTGCTGTTATTGAAAAAGCAGGCTGaaattttagtttaatttttattattttttttatttattaaattgtcCTAAAGTCTTAGGGTAAGGGCTAGTGGTTAGGGTTATGATATTAGGGGTAAAGctgggggttagggttagggttggtaTAAAGGGTTAGGGTTTTGTATAGGGTTTGTGTAAGAGATGAAGGTCTGAATGTGGGTTGGTATTAGGGGTTTGGGTTGTGGTCAAGGTTTCGGTTGATGTAGGGAGTTAGAGTTGAGGTTCAGGTTGGTATTAATGTTTAGGTTTGGTGTAAGGGGTTAGGGTCGAGGTTTGGGATGGTATTGGGGATatggttagggttggggttaaggTTAAAGTTGGTATTGGGATTAAGATTGGGATTAGGGGTTGGGGCTAAAGTTGGAGGTTAATTTAAATGGCTAGGGGTGAGGATCGGTATTAGGGTTTATGGTTAAGGTTCGGTTTGGTattaggggttaggtttagtGGCTAGGGGTTACGGTGAGAATTGGTATTAGAGTTTAGGGTTGGTTTAAGGGGTTGGGGTTATGGGTGGGGGTTAGGTTtgagggttagagttaggggtGAGGGTTACATAGCTTTCTAACAAATTTAACAAAATCGAATATGTTCAATGTCGCACTGTAGAATGAGTAACTACAGAAAACCATCtgatattatatttacagtacattatacatatatatgtaatatatatgtgataAATGAAGAATCTTGTACCttatataaacaatttaaaatgataGACATTTTCATATTTCTTCTTAATGAGCAGATTTGATTAcgtttatatatattacaaatacattaattaaCAAACATGTACTAACAAGGACTTAAGGAGGTTCATGTGCTATTATTtcaaatattgtttaaaaatgtttatatagaaataatagAATTTTGTCTGAAACAAAAAAGCTTTTGGTTGCATTTCAAAAGAGTTCTGAATAAGCAGAGCTCAATGCAGTAATGATAAGAAGATTCTAACTTTTCTAAGTcttttttctgtcctgttttcctGCTtcgtacaaaaaaaaaatcatatacgTTTAGCTCTTTATTAGTTGGTGATTCATACATTCATGAAAGTATTAGTTCAGGGATATGCGCAGGATTATTCATGAACAAATTGTAAACAAAAATTGATGAAAGAACAATAGAATTTTGTttgagatgtacagtattactGAATCTTCACAGagtctcttttctgtctttctttctttctcttccttacTTTGATTTAATGTTACCATTCCCCCACCCTTACCctacatatatttttctttggtattttttgtatttttgtcattCTTTTGGTACGGTTATGCAGGGGAGACATCAGAGACGTCAGCGTGTCGACAGAAAAGCGCGTCCAGTCCTTCATCTGTCTCACGATAACCTTAAACTTCATCCCAATGGCCTGAGCTGTGTATCTTCTTCCTTGTAGTTGTTGTATACAAGTCTTCAGAAATCCTTTCTATACCTCTCTCTGTACTTACACTCTGATTTTACCAATATTCATGCTGAATACCTCGACAAaggttctctctcttttctcgaTTATGCTTGTTCTCGATTCAGCCTTgcacagaacatgaacataacaTGATGTACATATGATTTCGCATAGCCACGTAATAATCCCAGTGTATCAGTGGATCAGTATGAAAAGTCCACGCAACAATAAAACACGATGGTTTACTGCATCTGCTTGCAATTTCATAATCATATTACAAATTTTTCAGGGAAAAACATTTCTGTGACATCATCTGATATCATCGCACACATCCCAATTGTGAATCATGTACTTGTATCACTGTATCAACAAAGAGCTTGAAGAACATTTGCTCAGTCAATCAATAACAAGCTTGCGAATCTGTTTATTggttttaattatataataagtaactacataagaaataaaacacaacacagggATGTGCTggtataggaaaataatcaataacagGTCAATGTTAGCACAAtgacattgattattttcctgtaacagcacatcAGAAGTGTTTAATTTCTTGTATACATACTGTGTCTCATTCAGCTCACTAGTTCACTACTCAGGATCAGGGAGTTGGCCATTtcaaggtctctctctctctctctctctctctctctctctctctctctctctctctctctctctctctctctctatctctctctcaaaatTCTTCCTGCACCACAAAAACCAGGGATCCAAAAAATGTCTCTGTCAACTTCCACAAGTGTAAGTAGCTTGTTACCATCATTGTCGCACTCAAATGATTACTTATATTATACTTATACTTTATTTGACTCGAATGACTCCCACTAGCTTACATTTACCCCATTTGGCAAatacacttatccagagcaactcacattttatacaactgagcaatagaggtttaagggccttgctcaggggcccaacagtagcagcttggtagACTTTGGTTTCAAGCACACCAcgttccgatcagtagtccaacgtGTTAACCATTAAGCTACCGCATTCCCCAGCTGAAATTAATTTCAtgacagaaattattttttcatatgTACTCTTTCAGTGTcctaatatatacagtagtgagTCCTTATCAGTTCCCCAACTTGTGTACACCATATCATGATATACTGATTCACCACTTAGGGAACTAGAGACTTGACTGAGACGCATCCTTCCTCTTCGGGTTAATGCTTGCGGGctaattaatttaaatgcttGCTACTAACCTACATACAGCGAGTGCCTAAATTTCACTGTACATTATATTCAGTTAGAGATgctatttgttaatttttttggtaaataaaaacatgtttttaactGTGGATTGTtcaccatacagtacatgttctTTTGAACTACTTTTGTTCAGTTTTGCCTAGCTTATTAACACCACCTTATATACACTGCTAAAAATGTAACACAGATATTAGCAAAGCTAAGCTGATATAGTGCTTTTCTGTAGCTGGCTAGCTTTTCTAACTGCtgttaatgttgtgtaattAAAACCAGTAGCTGaaaaaatgaatggaaatttattttaagcatcagTCATACTGTATAAACCCAGACCGGATGTGTATACTTATTTTTACACCCCTAATCAAATTTGTTTCATGGATTAGAAAAAGATATTGGCATATTTTCTGGCAGATGAGTAGAAATGTTTTTGTGCAGAATTtcaactttaatttatttatgtaccGGAGTTTGGAAAACtggaatgaaagaaataaaggtaattttttttaaagcttgaaATGGAAGATGCTTGGTTTGGATTCTTCTGTACAGTATTATACTGTTGTACATGATAAACAAACgaatttttgtacatttatttgtatattggAATTCACACGAATCAGTCTCAGACCACAAATATGGTAAGTACTGTATAAACccaatgatgatgataacacaCTAGGTGGAAGTTCGCTCTTAAAACCTTGATGGGATTTGGGAGTAAAGCCCCAGAAAGGTTCGTGAAGATTTGTGGACGTTTCTGGAAGGTTCTGAAACGTTAATCCACAGGTTCTATATTGTCCTCGCTGGGCCAGATGGTAGTGTGTTTAGGTTTCACACTGTTTGTGTGCACTCCTGCAGGTAAAGATCAGTCCAGCAAACAGAAATCTGGTCAAGAAGAGAGTCCTCATCTTCCCAAACATACTCATTCCCAACTGGACACACTGTCTGAGGAGCTAACAGACAGAGACGCAGTGGACCAGCCGAGTACCACAGGtattcacacacaacaccacaaacacattcaGTGCTTTGGCCTGTATGATGTGATGGTCATGTGATCTATAGTCTTGAATTACTCTTATCCTAAAGTTGAATAATTTCCTATCAAGCATGTCCTGAAGTCTTTTCTTCCGTGTATACCACATTAACttttcaatgttttatttaataaagagaCATAATGTTTTTATCAATTTTCAGTTACATATAAttgtaaacaataataaacaattattcATTCTCCAGCATCTCTCCTTGTTATTTAATCTCTCGTCAAGCAACAGAGAAAACCTCAACATTCTGCACTGACATGGGAGACTCCTTCTAAAAATCTTAAATATTGGAGATTGTGAGATcaaatcacacagaagacaagagagagaaatttGGTGAGGTTTTTGTAGTGGGTGGGGCTTATTCTCCCCTTTTCCCTGTCAATCAGAGTGAAACAAGCCAATCGTTGGTGTCTGTGAGAGGTGAACATTATGGTGAAGAGGGAAGATAGCATGAATGTGTTACACTGCCCTGTGATGCGGCATGAGCAGCAgttaaaaacatgtaaaagaaggaaggaaggaaggaaggaaggaaggaaggaaggaagtgtcTTAGACTTCAGACTCTCGGATTttgtagctgtcatgtgataAGGGAGGATGAGCTCCAATTCTCACTCTTCTCTTTACAGGGATGATGAAGAAACTTGAGGCAGGGTTTTCTCCAGTCTttcaagaggaagaggaagacaagaCTTTCACCGAGGATAAAGACACACAGGAGAAGTAACACAATGAGAACCAGTTTTTGATCATGCCTTTATCAATTCTTGCCTTCAAAAACTGTTTATTAAACAGATTTGTTCTTCGTcatattttagtgttttatacatctgtatagaaaacaataataataatatctggaTATAATGTTCCTGTCTATTGCAGTTGGAATGTTTTTCTActgaaaaaaatctcttttatttgtgttttccgTATGTACACAAACGtggcctttttaaaaaaaaaaaaaaattgagattaTGTGGAAAGTTACAGGCTGTAAAAATTGCCAGTCTTTAATGAATTCAAGAAAAGTGCTTGTGTGTTAAAACTTGCTTTTGAATTAGTCATTAATTCCAATGTTGCTAGCTCTGCTGATGAAGGACTTCTGTACAAAACATTTACTGCTAATGAAACTTTCTATAAACTTCAACAAGTTTATTCACATCTTATACATCTAGTGATGCACCAAGGGTTGTATTTCTTTTCctgtattatttttctgtacTCAGAGATTTTGGGCTGTAAAATTCTAGCTTCCGAACGATTCGGACAAATTTGGATGTTAAATTTTGATCCTTTCCGGTGATTCAGGTCAGAATCTGAACAGTTTATTGATCCTAACCAGATTTTGTTTCAAGTTTCCAGAGAACCAGAAAGCTTTGGACAAAAGTCCTTCCTCAGATCTATAAACCCAGTGTTTTTAAGGCTATATGAAAGGGATGTTTATTTgtgaaaaacatgtttaaagctCCAAGAGTGTAGAAGTACAGTAGATAGAATGGATTCGGTAAATACTGTATTCAGACCCCCTTCACTTTTTTCAATTTTGTTATGTTACAGCCTGATACTACAAGAGttcaaatgctttttttttcttgttaatcTACACTCAATACCCCATAAAATTctagaaatgtatgtaaaacatattaaaaaagaaaaaaaattgaatatcacatgtacataagtattcagaccctttaCTAAGTACTTAGCTGAAACACCTTTGGAAGCAATTACATCGAGGAGTCATTTTGGATATGACGCAACAGCCCATACGTTACCCATGGGGGATTTTCtgccattcttctttgcaaatccACTCAAGCTTTGTCAGGTTGGATGGGAAACGTTGGTGGACAGCCATTTTCAGGTCTCTCCAGAGATGTTCAGAGGGTTTAATTCAGGGCCCTTCCTGGGCCATTCTAGTACATTCACAGAGTTGTCCCACTTCTGTTTTATACTGGCTGTGTGCTTAGGGTCGTCGCCATGTTGGAAGATGAACCTTCAGCCCAGTCTGAGGTCCTGAGCTCTGTGGAtcaagtggattttttttttgagaatatTTGAGCCGTACCGTTCCGTCACCCCTGACCAGTCTCTCAGTCCctgctgctaaaaaaaaatacccacaGCATGAatctgccaccaccatgcttcacattTGGGATGGTATTGTCCAGGTACaacattataaataacaaacaacaaattTGGTGTGATTCGGTAGGGCATCATATCAGGGGCTTTATTAGCGATAACATAACAGAGTATTCTAttacaacagttttatgcaaaaAGCAGGGAATATTGttacaaatgtgtatttttttgctaACTGCAATTTGTTTTACAACACAAAAGTCTCATTTTGATGCactaaagtataaaaaaaggtgaaaaaataaattttgcTCAGTCTGTAATGTAGCCGGTAATATAATTAtcatatttatttgaaaaaaggATAACTGATATCTAACTTGCTgcaatatttacagtaatttacAGGCAGCAGACTGGCAAAGCTTAAGCTATAACTGTAAAACCTAATACATTCAGagattatttaaatgatttaatttcaaCGATTCCTGTTATCTACTGTAAATTCTGCAATGAAAATACTTAAATATGAttgtgttataaaataaaatgtaatcgaGTGCATTTGGCTAAAGCGGTTAAGGCTAAAGCACAACATCGCTAAGATTTGATCACATGACCCCTTGATCTGTAACTGTATCTGTAAACCTCGACCACTCAGCAAGCACAACGTGTTTCATGTCCTGCTCAATGAAGTTAACCTCAAAGGTCGGCGTGGGGAAAAATCTGATCCTTCTCACCTCGACAGAAATCATTAGATATCCAATTGCACATcgcattttctgttattttactgtaaaccaAATGCCTGTTCTCATTCTTTATCTGTATAACCCTGAAAACAATCATTTTTTCCCGTAAACAAATCCTTAAAGTCAACAGCATTAGACATATGGATATTAATGCAGTATTTAACATACTGATCTCAGTGTATCCATTTATCAGCACGAGTCAATTTGTTATCAGCAACGAGGCTCATTAAACATATGggaatattatttatatcagtTTTGACATCACAGGACAGTTAAAACTGCTACAGGCTGAATTTGTCCCCTTCCTGATGCAGGTGTTTACTacaaaacatgaataaaataacaattcTTATGCTAcagtttttaaaatgttcatatttacaatatattCATAACTGATTATAACAGTGattacaataacacacaagTCTTCTGAATCGGATTAATCATGGGCTAAAAATGTGAGTAATTTTTCTAATATTGTGTAATCTTTTCAAATTACTATGGTCACTTACTTGAAGCAAACTGTTACTTAGCAACCCTGTTAATTAGCTGTTACTTAGCAACCCTTTTACTTAATTTTGACTTAGCAACCATTTTACTTAGCTGTTACGTAGCAACCCTGTTACTAAGCTGTTACTTAGCAACCCCTTTTAGTTAGCTGTTACTTAGCAACCCTTTTATTTAGCGGTTACCAGCAACCATTTTTTCTTAGCTGTTACTTAGCAACTATTTTACTCAGCTCTGTCACTTATCTGTTACTAAGCAACCCTTGTACTTAGCTACTTTCTAAGCAACTCTGTTACTTAGCAATCCTTTCACTTATCTGTTACTTAACAACCCTTTTACTTAGCTGTTACTTAGCAACCCTTATGCTTACTGTAGCTGTTACTAAGCAGCTCTGTTACTTAACAACCCCTGTACTTAGCTATTTCTAAGCAGTTCTGTTACTTAGCAATCCTTTCACTTATCTGTTACTTAACAATCCTTTTACTTAGCTGTTACTTAGCAACCCTTATACTTAGCTGTTACTAAGCAGCTCTGTTACTTAGCAACCCTTTTACTTAGCATGGTCATTACAGTGATGCTAATTTACTGAAATCATGCTATTATGTAATCTAGAGCTCATTTCACCcaataaaattgtataaaacTGCAGTGAAATGTTTACTGGTTGTTACTAATATGTTTCACCTCCTACAGATTTCACATCCTAAGAAAGGACTTTTGTCTAAACTTTTGTCCTGTTTCTCTGGAAACTGGAATATTTACTTGTATAATTAAATACAGGATAATTTCCTGTTTTATAAGTTCTAATTAATAGGTACTGAAAACACGAAAAATCAAC
This genomic window contains:
- the ppp1r1c gene encoding protein phosphatase 1 regulatory subunit 1C isoform X2; translation: MEPNSPKKIQFAVPLFQSHLDPQAAEHIRKRRPTPATLVIYNDPNASDDKQSAGGQSETQLSPAQRKTSVYTPPTMRGKDQSSKQKSGQEESPHLPKHTHSQLDTLSEELTDRDAVDQPSTTGMMKKLEAGFSPVFQEEEEDKTFTEDKDTQEK
- the ppp1r1c gene encoding protein phosphatase 1 regulatory subunit 1C isoform X3, with protein sequence MEPNSPKKIQFAVPLFQSHLDPQAAEHIRKRRPTPATLVIYNDPNASDDKQSAGGQSETQLSPAQRKTSVYTPPTMRELQLVVEQHFQRHEQMEAGLSDSPDTPSPIAAQQPNGAVAQWAGHSSSETYVSCDEQAGSSEEGGKDQSSKQKSGQEESPHLPKHTHSQLDTLSEELTDRDAVDQPSTTGMMKKLEAGFSPVFQEEEEDKTFTEDKDTQEK